From a single Brassica rapa cultivar Chiifu-401-42 chromosome A01, CAAS_Brap_v3.01, whole genome shotgun sequence genomic region:
- the LOC103847630 gene encoding transmembrane emp24 domain-containing protein p24delta4 has translation MRREFATTLLLSTLFSFLVPELIPVGEGVWLNIPKTGTKCVSEEIQSKVVVLADYLVISDEHSIFPTVSVKVTSPYGSVLHHSENATHGQFAFTTQESGTYLACFEAVGNSHGNNDISINLDWKTGIAAKDWDSIARKEKIEGVELELRKLEAAVEAIHENLLYLRNREADMRIVSENTNSRVAWYSIMSLGICILVTGLQILYLKQYFERKKLI, from the exons ATGCGGCGTGAGTTTGCGACAACGCTCTTACTCTCGACTCTCTTTTCCTTTCTGGTGCCGGAGCTAATTCCGGTCGGCGAAGGCGTGTGGCTCAACATACCCAAGACCGGAACAAAGTGCGTGTCGGAGGAAATCCAGAGCAAGGTCGTCGTTTTGGCCGATTACCTCGTCATCTCCGACGAACATTCCATCTTCCCTACTGTTTCCGTCAAG GTTACATCACCATATGGCAGCGTTTTGCACCACAGTGAAAACGCTACGCATGGTCAGTTTGCGTTTACAACCCAAGAATCAGGAACCTACTTGGCCTGTTTTGAGGCTGTAGGGAATAGTCACGGCAACAACGATATCAGCATCAACCTtgactggaaaactggaatcgcGGCCAAGGATTGGGACTCCATTGCCAGAAAAGAGAAGATCGAG GGTGTGGAGCTGGAGCTTAGGAAACTCGAAGCTGCAGTTGAAGCCATACATGAAAACCTACTATACCTCAGAAACag AGAAGCAGACATGAGGATTGTGAGTGAAAACACAAACTCGCGAGTCGCATGGTACAGTATAATGTCTCTAGGCATCTGCATTCTAGTCACTGGTTTACAGATTTTGTACTTGAAGCAATACTTTGAAAGGAAGAAGCTTATTTAA
- the LOC103847631 gene encoding UPF0057 membrane protein At1g57550-like: MGSFLEILCAVLIPPVGVFLRFGCGLEFWLSLLLTFFGFIPGMVYAIWVLTK; this comes from the exons ATGGGGAGTTTCCTTGAAATTCTTTGTGCAGTTCTCATACCTCCTGTCGGTGTATTCCTCAGATTTGGGTGCGGG TTGGAGTTTTGGCTCTCTTTGCTCCTGACGTTCTTTGGTTTTATCCCTGGAATGGTATATGCTATATGGGTTCTTACTAAATAG
- the LOC117126775 gene encoding uncharacterized protein LOC117126775, with product MDSDAVTTAGWNIRGGRSRHFQELHNVIMATNVPQTERGRDVVLWRHGDDDDRDTFSSSNTWDQLRTKRTKVDWHRVVWFPQGVPRYSFITWLAIKNRLSTDDRMRQWGMIQGCELCGERDETRDHLFFACPYSYTIWEVTARKLMGSGVNPDWQWTIQRLETMGTKGVDSCIARLLFQTLIYHIWRERNARRHQQPRNSIGQMRRLIDKAMRNKIYSLKYQPEHKLGGMLTRWFEITL from the coding sequence ATGGACAGTGACGCGGTAACAACGGCTGGATGGAACATACGGGGTGGGAGAAGCAGACATTTTCAAGAGCTTCACAATGTCATAATGGCAACAAACGTCCCTCAGACGGAGAGAGGCAGAGATGTAGTGCTATGGAGGCACGGAGATGATGATGACAGGGACACTTTTTCATCATCTAATACGTGGGATCAGCTTAGAACAAAGCGCACTAAAGTAGACTGGCACAGAGTGGTGTGGTTTCCACAAGGAGTGCCACGCTACTCTTTCATCACCTGGCTAGCTATAAAAAATAGGCTATCTACTGATGATCGCATGAGGCAATGGGGGATGATCCAAGGTTGTGAGCTATGTGGGGAAAGGGATGAGACAAGAGATCATTTGTTTTTTGCATGCCCATATTCATACACTATTTGGGAAGTAACAGCGCGTAAATTGATGGGCTCTGGTGTCAATCCGGATTGGCAGTGGACAATACAGCGTTTGGAGACAATGGGTACAAAAGGAGTTGATTCATGCATTGCTCGACTCCTATTTCAGACACTCATCTATCACATATGGCGAGAGAGGAACGCTAGGCGCCACCAGCAACCTCGAAACTCCATAGGACAGATGCGCAGGCTCATAGACAAGGCTATGAGAAACAAGATATATTCCCTCAAATATCAGCCAGAGCACAAGCTAGGAGGAATGTTAACAAGATGGTTTGAAATCACACTTTGA